The nucleotide window GTACGCGAGACAGTACTGTGATAACATCAGATTTCAGCGCGTCTAATAAACCTTCGAACAGTTCAAACGACTCACGCTTGTACTCTTGTTTCGGGTTTTTCTGTGCGTAACCACGTAAGTGGATACCTTGACGTAAATGATCCATTGCCGCCAAGTGTTCTTTCCAAAGCGTGTCCAGTGTCTGTAGCATGACTGATTTTTCGAAGTTGCGCAGTACTTGTTCACCAACCACTTCTTCTTTCGCTTTGTAAACTTCAACTGCCAATGCAATGATCTTTTCACGAAGTGCTTCTTCGTAAAGTTTGTCATCTTCTTCAAGCCATTGCTTGACTGGTGCGTCCAGATCGAAGTCCGCTTTCAGACGTTCTTGCAGACCTTCAACATCCCACATATCTTCCAGAGATTGTGGTGGAATGTATTCATCGATGATCGCCGTCATCACGTCTTCGCGGTTTTGCTCGATCATGTCGCTGATATCGTCAACGCTCATTAGCTCATCACGTAGCTCGTACACGACTTTACGCTGATCGTTCGCAACGTCATCGTATTCCAGTAGCTGTTTACGAATGTCGAAGTTGCGACCTTCCACTTTACGCTGCGCTTTTTCAATCGAACGAGATAGCATTTTCGATTCAATCGCTTCGCCTTCTTCCATACCGCTTTGGATCAAACTCGCCATACGGTCTGAAGTAAAGATGCGCAGTAACGAGTCTTCCATTGAGAGGTAGAAACGAGAAGAACCTGCGTCACCCTGACGACCAGAACGACCACGTAACTGGTTGTCGATACGACGAGACTCGTGGCGCTCTGTACCTATGATGTGCAGACCACCCGCTTCCAGTACTTTGTCGTGAACAACTTTCCAATCCGCTTTAATCGCATCGATTTGCTCTTGAGTCGGATTTTCCAGCATATCAACTTTAGATTGCCAGCTACCACCAAGCACGATATCGGTACCACGGCCCGCCATGTTTGTCGCGATAGTTACAGCGCCAGGCATACCTGCTTCGGCAACGATCTCTGCTTCTTTCTCGTGGAATTTAGCGTTCAGTACGTTGTGCTTAATCTTAGCTTTCTTAAGTGCATTAGACAGTAGCTCAGATTTCTCAATCGATACGGTACCAACCAGGGATGGCTGACCCTTTGCTACACGCTCTTTGATATCTTCAATGATTGCAGCAAACTTGTCAGCTTCGGTACGGTACACCACATCTGGCATATCATTACGGATCATTGGTTTGTTGGTTGGAATAACCACCGTTTCCAAACCATAGATAGACTGGAACTCAAACGCTTCAGTGTCCGCTGTACCAGTCATACCTGACAACTTCTCGTACAAACGGAAGTAGTTCTGGAATGTGATAGATGCCAACGTTTGGTTTTCATTCTGAATCTTAACGCCTTCTTTCGCTTCCACAGCTTGGTGCAAGCCTTCAGACCAACGACGGCCTGGCATAGTACGACCCGTGTGCTCATCAACAATGACAACTTCACCGTCTTCAGTAACGATGTAATCAACATTACGTTCAAACAGTACATGAGCTCGCAGCGCAGCGTTAACGTGATGAAGTAGGCTGATGTTGGTTGGAGAGTAAAGTGTATCGCCCTCTTCCATCAGGCCGTTCTTAACCATCAGCTCTTCAACAAACTCTTGACCGGTTTCAGTCAGGTAAACTTGTTTCGATTTTTCGTCTAACGTGTAGTGACCATCACCGCGGTATTCTTCTGAATCTTCTTGATCTTGTTTCTCAAGATGCGGGATCAGTAGGTTGATTCGAGTGTATAGCTCAGAGCTGTCTTCAGCAGGACCAGAGATGATAAGAGGAGTACGAGCTTCATCGATAAGGATTGAGTCAACCTCATCGACAACGGCAAAGAAGCGCTCGCGCTGTACGCGGTCTTCGTTGCGGAAAGCCATGTTGTCGCGAAGGTAATCAAAGCCAAACTCGTTGTTTGTTCCGTAAAGGATATCGGCTTGATACGCTTCTTTTTTCTCTTGAGGTGGCATGTTTGGCACGTTGATGCCAACGCTCATACCTAAGAATTCAAATAATGGACGGTTTGTCTCTGCGTCACGTTTAGCCAAGTAATCGTTCACGGTGACAACATGAACGCCTTTACCCGCTAGTGCGTTTAGGTAAGCTGGAAGAGTTGCAGTTAAAGTTTTACCTTCACCTGTACGCATCTCCGCGATTTGACCTGCATTCAGGACCATACCACCAATAAGCTGTACATCGAAGTGACGCATGCCGTAAACACGCTTAGACGCTTCACGAACGGTAGCAAAAGCTTCTGGAAGGAGTTGATCGAGAGTTTCACCTTTGTCCAGACGCTCGCGGAATTCAACAGTCTTTGCTTTTAGTTCTTCATCAGATAGAGCTTCAAATGTCGGCTCATAATTATTAATTTCTTTTACAATTTTTCTAAGGCGGCGCAGTGTTCGATCGTTGCGACTGCCAATAACTTTTGTCAGTAGCTTAGCTATCATTTTTCGTGAATCTCTCTTTCATCAGACCGTTGCCGATCTACTCGTAATGCCTTCAGTCTCTGCCAGTTTGGCACTAAGAATACTGATATAAATCATTTAACAAATGATATTGAGTCCAAACATCCATATTTCAAGGCTAAATTTAGAAACATTGGGGCTTAGTGTAAGGATTTTTAATCGATACAACCATAAATAGACCTATTTGTTTGAAGCACTCTGAAAATTTTATTGAAAGTGGTGATAGATTAGCCAAGGATTCAGTGGCAAAGCGCCAAATCTATCAGTTTTACTTTCATTTGCCGTTTCCGCACAGTTTGTACTAAAGAGGCTAATGTAAACTATACCTAAGTAGAAAGCTGCTCTAGAATAGCTGGTATATCAACAAAATTAGATTTTACCTATGCGTGATCATCGACCAACCTCAACCGAGGATGTTATTGCTGAATCTCAGTTTAAGCAGATTCAAGAGCATGCTGGAGAAATCTTGCAGCTCAATCAAGCCTTGCAGGAGATCCTACCTAAAGGAACAGCGGATCATTGCCGGGTAGCCAATATTCGCAACGGTCATCTGTTGATCGATGTATCGAGCGCTGCAATTAAAATGAAGATCGACTACGATCGACTAATGATCCTCAATAAACTCCGCACTCAAGGCTATGCAAAGTTGATCAGTGTCGAGGTCAGAATTAATCCATCCCTTTATCGTAACCGGCACGAGCAAGACGATAGACCTAAGCGACCGCCGTTGACTGAGGCAGCGGCCAAATCATTAATGGTCATTGCAGATATGGCGCCACCAAAAATTCAAGAGCGTCTGAAAAGGCTGGCTGACATGGCAGACAAGTCAAAGCAATAATGCACTGATAAGTTTGAATTTTGGATAGAAAAAAACCAGGTCGAGACCTGGTTTTATTAAATTCAGTTTAAGCTTATGCTAGTACCATGTTTGGCTCTGCAAATGCGACTGGAGAACCGGCTTCTTCTTCGAATGTTGTCCATTCCCATGCTTCCTGGTCAGCCAGAACAGCACGTAGAAGTTGGTTGTTTAGACCGTGACCTGATTTAAATGCACGGAATTCACCAATAATCGGGTGGCCACACATGTAAAGGTCACCAATGGCGTCCAACACTTTATGAGTAACGAACTCATTGTCAAAACGCAGACCTTCTTCATTAAGAATTCGGTAATCATCCAGTACGATAGCGTTATCAAAGCTACCACCCAAAACTAGGTTCTGAGATTGTAGATATTCGATATCACGCATAAAACCAAACGTACGTGCACGAGAAATCTCACGAACGAACCCTTTAGATGAGAAATCAAACAGTAAACGCTGCTCATCTGATTCTATTGCAGGGTGGTTAAAGTCAATCTCAAAGTCCATACGGAAACCGTTAAATGGAACAAACTCTGCCCACTTATCGCCATCTTCGAAACGAACTGGTTTTTTAATACGGATGAAACGCTTAGGAGCATTTTGCATTTCGATACCCGCTTGCTGAAGCAGATATACAAATGGGCTTGCACTACCATCCATAATTGGAATTTCTGGCGCGTCGACTTCAACAACAATGTTATCGATGCCCATACCAGCAAGTGCAGCATTTAAGTGCTCAACCGTTGAGATACGCACGCCTTGATCGTTCACTAGTGCGGTACATAGCATAGTGTCACGAACAGACGCTGGATCAGCTGGGAAATCTACAGGAGGGTTTACATCGGTACGACGGTAAATAATACCTGTGTTTGCAGCAGCTGGGCGCAGAGTAAGCGTGACTTTACGACCAGAGTGGAGACCCACACCAGTTGTTTTCACTATTTCTTTCAGAGTACGTTGTCTGATCATCTGCTTGCCTCTCTAAAGTGTGCTACAAAACACGGTCGTCTGTAACGTCGACCGTGAATGCTACCATAATTTTGAACCATGTCAAATTTATGGGTTAAAGATTAATCAGCCTGGCGACGTAAGAATGCCGGTATATCTAAATAACCGCTCTCTTTCTCTTGCTTTGGTGCAGCTGAGCTTTGACTCGACGACGCAGGAGAAGAAGAAGCTGTATTTGTCGGCTGAGGAGTAACCTGAGGCTTCTCTTGCACTTGAGGGCGCAAAGTTTGTGCCGGTTTCTCTTCAGCTTGAGTTGCCATTGCTTGTTGTTGTGGTTGAGCTTGAGGCGTTGGCGCTACTTTTGCCTTACCACCAGCAACAAGGGTAATATCTGGTTTTTTCTCGTTACCAATACCTGTCGCGACAACCGTTACACGGATTTCATCCGTCATGTCTGGGTCTAGAGAAGTACCGATAACTACAGTTGCATTATCAGAAGCAAATGCTTTAACCGTGTTACCCACTGTCTCAAACTCGTCAAGACGCATATCCAAGCCTGCAGTAATGTTAACAAGAACACCACGTGCGCCAGCCAGATCGATGTCTTCCAGAAGTGGGCTAGAAATTGCCATTTCAGCCGCTTCTTCAGCGCGGTCTTCGCCTTTCGCGATACCGCTACCCATCATTGCGTGACCCATTTCAGACATAACAGTACGTACGTCCGCAAAGTCGACGTTGATCATGCCAGGACGAGTAATCAGTTCCGCGATACCTTGAACCGCGTTTTTAAGAACATCATTCGCGCTTGCAAACGCTTCTAGCAACGTCACACCACGACCAAGAACTTTAAGTAGCTTTTCGTTTGGAATCGTAATCAATGAGTCAACGTGTTTAGAAAGCTCATCGATACCTTGTTCAGCAAACGCTAAACGCTTCTTACCTTCAAAGCTGAACGGTTTAGTTACCACTGCAACGGTAAGAATGCCTAGTTCTTTTGCTACTTCAGCGATAACAGGTGCTGCACCAGTACCTGTACCACCACCCATACCGGCTGCGATAAACACCATATCGGCACCAGTTAGGGAATCTTTAATTCTGTCTCTGTCTTCGAGAGCTGCCTCACGGCCGACCTGTGGATTCGCACCTGCACCCAGACCTTTAGTGATATCACCACCAATCTGAATAACATTGCCAACGCTTGTCTTACGAAGTGCTTGCGCATCAGTGTTAACGCTGATGAATTCCACACCTTCGATGGATTCACGCACCATGTGTTCAACAGCGTTACCACCGCCGCCACCAACTCCAACGACTTTGATTACTGCATCGTCAGACATTTCCATCATCGGTTCAAACATGTGTTGTCTCCGTTTATCCTGCAACTCAGGTTAAAACTCTTTTTGTATCCAGTTACGCAATTTACCGAAAAAGCCAGTGACAGATGAGCGTTTAGGTTCATTGTAATCGCTATCGTCGCTGGACTGCATGTCTCTTGCGTAATGAAGTAATCCAACTGCCGTAGAATGGTACGGCTCTTTTACATAGTCAGTTAATCCGCTGACTTCGAGCGGTTTACCGACCCTTACTTGGTTACGGAATACGCGTTCCGCACATTCTACCACCCCGTCCATTTGCGCGGCGCCGCCAGTTAGTACAACACCAGCAGCCAGATGATGCTTAATGCCCTCTGCGCGTAATTTTGCCTGAACGGTATCGATCGTTTGGTTAACCAGTCCCATAAGCTCAGAGTAGCGTGGCTCTATCACTTCTGACAATGTTTGACGTTGCAGACTACGTGAAGGTCGCCCACCTACGCTTGGAACGTTAACCGTGTCATCCTTACTGACCAGTTCACTTAAAGCACAGCCATATTTTACTTTTATTTCTTCAGCATCGCTTACTGGCGTACCAAAAGCAAAAGCAATATCGCTTGTTACCGCATTTCCCGCGTATGAAAATACTTCGGTGTGACGTAGCGCACCACCCGTCCAGATTGCAACATCCATCGTGCCGGCGCCAATATCGACCACACAAACTCCAAGCTCTCTTTCATCCTCGGTAATTACTGCATTACTTGCAGCAAGCCCAGAAAATACAAGTTGCTCTACCTTAAGGCCGCAACGTTCTACCGCCTTAATGATATTGCGCGCCATGTCATTATGGCACGTGATAAGATGGACACTCACTTCCATTCTTACCCCAGAGAGACCAAGCGGGTTTTTAATCCCTTCCTGGTAATCGATGGTAAATTCTTGTGGAATCACATGAAGGATTCGCTGTTCATCACCGATTTTAATTGATTTTGCAGTATGGATAGCTCTGTCCATATCTTCCTGAGAAACTTCCTCATCAGATATCGTACCCATACCTTTTTCGATTCGGCTTGCGATATGCTTACCAGACAACGAAATGAATACTCGGCTGATTTGGCACTCGGCCATTAACTCAGCTTGATCAATTGCGCGTTGTACTGATTTTACAACCGACTCCAAGTCATTCACGCCACCTTTGTCCATGCCACGCGAAGGGCTACTACCCGCACCAATTATATTAATTTGGCCATCTGGTAAAATTTCGCCCACTAGAGCTGATACGGTTGCAGTGCCTATATCAAGACCAACAATAATGTTGTCGTCTGCGGCCTTAGTCATCTGTACTCTCTTCTAACTCTTCTTCAGGAAACCAACCGACTGCAGCTCCTGTATCGTACCTGAGATCGATATAACTGATTCTTTGCGTGTCACTACCAAGCTTGTTATAGAGTGAAAAAAAACGCTCTATACGCTCAAGAAGAGACTCTTTACCGAGCTCTAATCGAATACCGTTTTCAAGGATGATTTGCCAAGCTCGTCGCTCATTTAATACCAGAGACGATATCGCTAAACCTAGTTGCTGAAACTTAGGACTCAAATCACGGTAGGTTTGTAAAACCTCAGGTCCGCTATCTTTAGGTCCATAC belongs to Vibrio sp. STUT-A11 and includes:
- the secA gene encoding preprotein translocase subunit SecA — its product is MIAKLLTKVIGSRNDRTLRRLRKIVKEINNYEPTFEALSDEELKAKTVEFRERLDKGETLDQLLPEAFATVREASKRVYGMRHFDVQLIGGMVLNAGQIAEMRTGEGKTLTATLPAYLNALAGKGVHVVTVNDYLAKRDAETNRPLFEFLGMSVGINVPNMPPQEKKEAYQADILYGTNNEFGFDYLRDNMAFRNEDRVQRERFFAVVDEVDSILIDEARTPLIISGPAEDSSELYTRINLLIPHLEKQDQEDSEEYRGDGHYTLDEKSKQVYLTETGQEFVEELMVKNGLMEEGDTLYSPTNISLLHHVNAALRAHVLFERNVDYIVTEDGEVVIVDEHTGRTMPGRRWSEGLHQAVEAKEGVKIQNENQTLASITFQNYFRLYEKLSGMTGTADTEAFEFQSIYGLETVVIPTNKPMIRNDMPDVVYRTEADKFAAIIEDIKERVAKGQPSLVGTVSIEKSELLSNALKKAKIKHNVLNAKFHEKEAEIVAEAGMPGAVTIATNMAGRGTDIVLGGSWQSKVDMLENPTQEQIDAIKADWKVVHDKVLEAGGLHIIGTERHESRRIDNQLRGRSGRQGDAGSSRFYLSMEDSLLRIFTSDRMASLIQSGMEEGEAIESKMLSRSIEKAQRKVEGRNFDIRKQLLEYDDVANDQRKVVYELRDELMSVDDISDMIEQNREDVMTAIIDEYIPPQSLEDMWDVEGLQERLKADFDLDAPVKQWLEEDDKLYEEALREKIIALAVEVYKAKEEVVGEQVLRNFEKSVMLQTLDTLWKEHLAAMDHLRQGIHLRGYAQKNPKQEYKRESFELFEGLLDALKSDVITVLSRVRVQQQEEVERMEEQRRAQAEEAARRAQAQHAAAENQLADGEQADDGQQPVVRDERKVGRNEPCPCGSGKKYKQCHGKID
- a CDS encoding DciA family protein; amino-acid sequence: MRDHRPTSTEDVIAESQFKQIQEHAGEILQLNQALQEILPKGTADHCRVANIRNGHLLIDVSSAAIKMKIDYDRLMILNKLRTQGYAKLISVEVRINPSLYRNRHEQDDRPKRPPLTEAAAKSLMVIADMAPPKIQERLKRLADMADKSKQ
- the lpxC gene encoding UDP-3-O-acyl-N-acetylglucosamine deacetylase → MIRQRTLKEIVKTTGVGLHSGRKVTLTLRPAAANTGIIYRRTDVNPPVDFPADPASVRDTMLCTALVNDQGVRISTVEHLNAALAGMGIDNIVVEVDAPEIPIMDGSASPFVYLLQQAGIEMQNAPKRFIRIKKPVRFEDGDKWAEFVPFNGFRMDFEIDFNHPAIESDEQRLLFDFSSKGFVREISRARTFGFMRDIEYLQSQNLVLGGSFDNAIVLDDYRILNEEGLRFDNEFVTHKVLDAIGDLYMCGHPIIGEFRAFKSGHGLNNQLLRAVLADQEAWEWTTFEEEAGSPVAFAEPNMVLA
- the ftsZ gene encoding cell division protein FtsZ, with the translated sequence MFEPMMEMSDDAVIKVVGVGGGGGNAVEHMVRESIEGVEFISVNTDAQALRKTSVGNVIQIGGDITKGLGAGANPQVGREAALEDRDRIKDSLTGADMVFIAAGMGGGTGTGAAPVIAEVAKELGILTVAVVTKPFSFEGKKRLAFAEQGIDELSKHVDSLITIPNEKLLKVLGRGVTLLEAFASANDVLKNAVQGIAELITRPGMINVDFADVRTVMSEMGHAMMGSGIAKGEDRAEEAAEMAISSPLLEDIDLAGARGVLVNITAGLDMRLDEFETVGNTVKAFASDNATVVIGTSLDPDMTDEIRVTVVATGIGNEKKPDITLVAGGKAKVAPTPQAQPQQQAMATQAEEKPAQTLRPQVQEKPQVTPQPTNTASSSPASSSQSSAAPKQEKESGYLDIPAFLRRQAD
- the ftsA gene encoding cell division protein FtsA yields the protein MTKAADDNIIVGLDIGTATVSALVGEILPDGQINIIGAGSSPSRGMDKGGVNDLESVVKSVQRAIDQAELMAECQISRVFISLSGKHIASRIEKGMGTISDEEVSQEDMDRAIHTAKSIKIGDEQRILHVIPQEFTIDYQEGIKNPLGLSGVRMEVSVHLITCHNDMARNIIKAVERCGLKVEQLVFSGLAASNAVITEDERELGVCVVDIGAGTMDVAIWTGGALRHTEVFSYAGNAVTSDIAFAFGTPVSDAEEIKVKYGCALSELVSKDDTVNVPSVGGRPSRSLQRQTLSEVIEPRYSELMGLVNQTIDTVQAKLRAEGIKHHLAAGVVLTGGAAQMDGVVECAERVFRNQVRVGKPLEVSGLTDYVKEPYHSTAVGLLHYARDMQSSDDSDYNEPKRSSVTGFFGKLRNWIQKEF